A single genomic interval of Shewanella psychropiezotolerans harbors:
- a CDS encoding helix-turn-helix domain-containing protein, which translates to MHEHRCLARLEKNVQKRIRLLALAHFCGGHNRSEITNILKVSRTSVNKWVSDFLEQGLVGLEHKTPPGRSPALSAAQSRQLSTFIEELSLSETGGRLSGHDINEYFFKHFGIVRI; encoded by the coding sequence ATGCACGAACACCGATGTCTGGCACGCCTAGAGAAAAATGTACAAAAGCGGATCCGTCTTTTAGCCTTGGCCCACTTCTGTGGAGGACATAATCGCTCTGAGATAACCAATATACTTAAGGTGAGCCGTACCAGTGTAAATAAGTGGGTGAGTGACTTCCTGGAGCAAGGCTTGGTTGGGCTTGAGCACAAAACACCGCCAGGCCGATCTCCCGCCTTGAGCGCTGCTCAATCTAGGCAACTTTCAACATTTATTGAGGAACTTAGTCTCTCCGAAACAGGCGGGAGGTTATCTGGTCATGACATTAATGAATATTTTTTTAAGCATTTTGGCATAGTAAGGATCTAG
- a CDS encoding DJ-1/PfpI family protein: protein MKRRTFLTAAIATVISTKAFATNFIANEVKPFSESKFKILALVFDDYETLDLHGPIEMLGHMKDVEIKLIGATDIVPSYQGPRVLTNLPLVITECDLLIIPGGLGTRKEIDNVILLDWLKSQTEVSTKVFSICTGSVLLAKAGILDGLNATTNKMAYRWVTSISNKVKWHSKSRWVDDGKFLTSSGVSAGTDAALYFISQLRGLDEANRIERLAEYSWNSDRLNDPYSVKE from the coding sequence ATGAAACGAAGAACATTTTTAACAGCAGCAATAGCCACAGTAATTTCAACTAAAGCTTTCGCTACTAACTTTATCGCTAATGAAGTTAAACCTTTCTCGGAGAGTAAGTTCAAAATACTAGCTCTAGTCTTCGATGATTATGAGACATTGGATTTGCATGGACCAATTGAAATGCTCGGTCATATGAAAGACGTTGAAATAAAGTTAATTGGCGCTACTGATATTGTTCCTTCTTATCAAGGACCGAGAGTTTTAACGAATCTTCCTTTAGTTATTACTGAATGCGACCTACTGATAATTCCTGGTGGTCTAGGCACTCGTAAAGAAATTGATAACGTTATCCTATTGGATTGGCTTAAAAGCCAAACAGAGGTATCAACCAAGGTCTTCTCGATATGCACAGGCTCAGTATTGCTAGCTAAAGCTGGCATCTTGGACGGCTTGAATGCTACCACCAATAAAATGGCTTATAGGTGGGTAACTAGCATTTCAAATAAAGTTAAATGGCATTCAAAATCTCGATGGGTAGATGATGGGAAATTCTTAACGTCATCAGGTGTATCTGCTGGAACTGATGCCGCCTTATACTTTATTAGCCAATTACGAGGGTTAGATGAAGCTAACCGAATAGAACGTTTAGCTGAATATAGTTGGAACTCTGACCGATTAAACGACCCATACTCAGTTAAAGAATAA